A region from the Trachemys scripta elegans isolate TJP31775 chromosome 22, CAS_Tse_1.0, whole genome shotgun sequence genome encodes:
- the MAU2 gene encoding MAU2 chromatid cohesion factor homolog yields the protein MEARTHLQLGSVLYHHTRNGDQARGHLEKAWLISQQIPQFEDVKFEAASLLSELYCQENSVDAAKPLLRKAIQISQQTPYWHCRLLFQLAQLHTLEKDLVSACDLLGVGAEYARVVGSEYTRALFLLSKGMLLLMERKLQEVHPLLTLCGQIVENWQGNPIQKESLRVFFLVLQVTHYLDAGQVKSVKPCLKQLQQCIQTISTLHDDEILPSNPADLFHWLPKEHMCVLVYLVTVMHSMQAGYLEKAQKYTDKALMQLEKLKMLDCSPILSSFQVILLEHIIMCRLVTGHKATALQEISQVCQLCQQSPRLFSNHAAQLHTLLGLYCISVNCMDNAEAQFTTALRLTTHQELWAFIVTNLASVYIREGNRHQELYSLLERINPDHNFPVSSHCLRAAAFYIRGLFSFFQGRYNEAKRFLRETLKMSNAEDLNRLTACSLVLLGHIFYVLGNHRESNNMVVPAMQLASKIPDMSVQLWSSALLRDLNKACGNAMDAHEAAQMHQNFSQQLLQDHIEACSLPEHNLITWTDGPPPVQFQAQNGPTTSLASLL from the exons ATGGAGGCCCGCACCCACCTGCAGCTGGGCTCCGTGCTCTACCACCACACCCGCAACGGGGACCAGGCCCGCGGGCACCTCGAGAAGGCG TGGTTGATATCCCAACAA ATTCCACAGTTTGAAGATGTTAAATTTGAAGCAGCAAGCCTTCTGTCTGAACTGTACTGTCAAGAG aattcaGTTGATGCAGCAAAGCCTTTGTTGCGTAAAGCCATCCAGATTTCACAGCAGACTCCGTACTGGCACTGTAGACTACTTTTTCAGCTTGCC caaCTTCACACACTTGAAAAAGATTTGGTATCTGCATGTGACCTTCTAGGAGTTGGAGCAGAATATGCCCGGGTAGTAGGATCAGAATATACCAG ggcACTGTTTCTGCTAAGTAAAGGGATG CTTCTTCTAATGGAACGGAAACTGCAGGAAGTGCACCCACTCCTTACTTTGTGCGGACAGATAGTTGAAAATTGGCAAGGAAATCCCATCCAGAAAGAATCATTGCGTGTATTCTTCTTGGTGCTGCAGGTGACTCATTACCTGGATGCTGGGCAG GTGAAAAGTGTGAAACCAtgtctgaagcagctgcagcagtgcattCAGACCATATCGACTCTTCATGACGATGAAATTCTACCCAGCAACCCAGCAGATCTCTTTCACTGGCTGCCGAAGGAGCACATGTGTGTGCTGGTCTACCTG GTGACAGTGATGCATTCCATGCAAGCAGGGTACCTGGAGAAGGCACAAAAGTACACCGACAAAGCACTCATGCAGCTAGAAAAGCTAAAAA TGTTGGACTGCAGTCCTATTTTGTCATCTTTCCAAGTTATTTTGTTGGAACATATTATCATGTGTCGGCTTGTCACGGGGCACAAAGCTACAGCACTGCAGGAG atctcACAAGTCTGTCAACTCTGCCAGCAATCTCCCAGACTGTTTTCTAATCATGCTGCACAGCTGCATACTCTCCTA GGGCTTTACTGCATTTCTGTTAATTGCATGGACAATGCAGAAGCACAGTTTACTACAGCATTGCGG CTCACCACACATCAGGAATTGTGGGCATTTATTGTGACAAACCTAGCCAGTGTGTACATCAGAGAAGGCAACAGACATCAAGAG CTTTACAGTTTATTGGAAAGGATAAATCCAGACCACAACTTCCCTGTAAG CTCTCACTGTCTCCGAGCAGCTGCTTTCTACATCCGAGGACTGTTCTCCTTCTTCCAAGGCAGATACAATGAagcaaa GCGATTTTTGCGAGAGACACTGAAAATGTCAAATGCAGAAGACTTGAACCGATTAACAGCATGTTCTCTTGTACTCCTGGGTCATATATTCTATGTGTTAGGGAATCACAGG GAAAGTAATAACATGGTGGTACCAGCCATGCAACTTGCTAGCAAGATCCCAGACATGTCTGTGCAACTATGGTCTTCAGCTCTGCTGCGAG atCTGAACAAAGCCTGTGGAAATGCAATGGATGCTCATGAGGCTGCACAGATGCATCAGAACTTTTCACAGCAGCTTCTTCAGGACCATATTGAAGCTTGTAGTCTTCCAGAACACAACCTAATTACG